CGCCCTCGGGTTGCCCCGGACCAGGCAGGGCAAAAGCGCCGGCCTCCCGGGCCCGCAGGAACGACAGGTAGAACGAGAGTTTCGCGCCTGGCCTCTCGGCTTCCAGCCGGTTGAGCAGGTCCTTGTGGGCCAGAGTGGTCGCTCCTTCGGCGTATGGGCATTCATCGTAGACATAGTCGATCTTGCGCAACAGGGCGTAGGCGGCGGTTTCGCGCTCAAGCAGCCGGCAGAAAGGTTTGACCTTGCGGGCGAACCCGGGACGGGATTCTAGCGTTGGGCCCTGGCGCGCCAGGTAACCGACGGACCAGCTCAACGTGTTTCCAAACAGCACCGCAGCTTCATCATCCAGGTTGTGCCCGGTAGCGAGCACCGCGAACCCCCCCTCAAGGGCGAGGCGATTCATCTCGTGGCGCTTGGTCAGGCCGCACACCGAGCATGGCTTCTGCTGGCCTCGGTGGGTGAGTCTGGCTGCCTCGGGAATGGAGGCGCCCAGCTCGGTTGGGACGTCGACGGTGTGCAGGCGCAGGCCGCGCCCGGCGGCGAACGATCGGCATCGATCCAGCGACTGGTCGGAGTACGCCACTCCGCCGTCGATGCCCAGCCCGATGTACAGGCCCTCGGCCGGATAGCCC
This window of the Anaerolineales bacterium genome carries:
- a CDS encoding adenine nucleotide alpha hydrolase family protein; this encodes MKCRKCGETAAINMRQHRLALCGPHYLEWVPEQTQRTIERYHMFTPSDRILVAVSGGKDSLGLWDVLVGLGYPAEGLYIGLGIDGGVAYSDQSLDRCRSFAAGRGLRLHTVDVPTELGASIPEAARLTHRGQQKPCSVCGLTKRHEMNRLALEGGFAVLATGHNLDDEAAVLFGNTLSWSVGYLARQGPTLESRPGFARKVKPFCRLLERETAAYALLRKIDYVYDECPYAEGATTLAHKDLLNRLEAERPGAKLSFYLSFLRAREAGAFALPGPGQPEGGLHPCLSCGQPTSAPGECTYCRTRQRVHERRSGSAP